AGAAAGGCGTGGCTTACACAAAAAACCCGCCTGTGTCAGGGGCGGGTGTTCATCAGGCGGAAAGCTTCCGCGCGCGTAATATCCTTCTCAATCACGATCGGAGGGTCATCCTTGGCCACTACCAGCTTAAAGATGTTTTTGCCATCCTGGTAGAAGATAAGGGTTTTCAAGTCCTCATACCCCACGCTGAAAATCTTACGCACAGTGCCGTCGCTATAGAATTTATAATTATCCAATGTTATGTTACGAATTAGCTTCATATCCCCGCTTCCTCCTGGTATTATAATGGTATCATAACTTTTATTACTCCTTCTAACGGTTAATACGTACGGTTTTGTTTCAAAAAGCTCTAAAGGTGCAATAAGAATCCTGACAAAGTAATACTTCTGAGAAAACTACTGTTGAGTTTCCGCAACTGCTTTTTAATTTCAGAAGCTTATATTTGCCTGTAAACCGACGCGCAGGACACCAGACGATGCCCAACCTCCCGATAGATGCTCCTATATATACTGTGCAGGAACTGCATGGGTTGGAGCAAATGCTGGCGCAGCACCCCCTCATCCTGCAGTTGAACCCGGATATGCCCCTGTCCCGCTACCGCGAGTTGCTGCAACTTATGCTGCCGAAGGGCTACCGCATGGTGGCCGCTTTCAACGCCGGGGGCCGTTGCATCGGCCTCTCGGGCTTCTGGATTAGCGCCAAGCTTTATAGCGGGAAATACCTGGAACCGGATAACTTTGTAGTGGATGCGGCGCACCGCGCTGCGGGGGTGGGCAAACTGCTGTGGGACTGGATGCTGCAGGAGGCGCAGCGCCACCAATGCGATACGGTGATGCTGGACGCGTACGTCACCAACGCGGCTGCCCACCGGTTTTACTTCCGCGAGGACTTCCATGTAAAGAGTTTCCACTTCTTCAAAAGCCTGTAATGGATAAGAACTCTGTCAAATACAGCTGGCTGCTTTGGCTCTTCTACTTTGTTGTTTTTGAGGTGGTTGTGTTTTTTGGGCTGCAGTGGCTGCTGTCGGATATGGGGCTCAGCAACCAGTACCAGGCCGAGAATACTATTGTCCCGAACTGGGTAAAAGCGGTTACGTTTATACTCCTGTACCTGCTTTGTCTCTTGTTTGTGGTGATGCTGATCAGCAACATGGTGCCAGCCAAGCACCGCCGGCACCTGATGCGCTGGGTGTACCTGGCCCTGCTGGGCATGGCCGTGATGCTTTTCCTGATCTTTTAGGGTGGAGGCTGCGGCCAAACCAGCACAATATTTGTGGCTTATTTAAGTTAAATAACATGATGAAAAACAGCTTCTTACTCCTGATACTCTGCCTGGCGGCTGGCTACAGCAGCCTGGCCCAGACCGACAACGGCCGCCCGGCCAGGTACTTCCTGCAACTCCAGAATGGGGAGGTTATATATGGCAACAGAATCCAGTACAAATCCCCCATCTTCAAGTCAAGCCATTTCCTGGTGGACGACTCGCTGAAATACAACCCCAGCATGGTGGCCGCCTTCCAGAACGATGAGGGCTTCTTTGCCCGCGTGGAGGCAGGCAACAGCTACGACGACTTCGCCAAGCGCGTCCTGGACGGCCCGCGCATCGACCGGTACTATACCAGCCGCACCACCTACGACTATGGCTATTCGCCCTACAGCTATGGTTACGGCTACGGTGGCCCGCGCACCAGCCGCAAGCGCATCTACTTTTTCTCGAAAGACAACGGCCCGCTCTACCTCGTGGACTACCAGAACCTGGAGCAGGCCCTGGCCGACAACGCCTCCAGCATGAACCTGCTCCGCAGATACAGAAAAGACAAGTGGATTAACACGGGGGTTACCATACTCGGGGGCGGTCTGCTGGCTGCAGGGGCCATATCCTCTTTCGGGAACTCGCAGGACGTGAACAACGGCGGCAGCATCAGCGTGTCGCCGCTGGTATATGCGGGGGCGGGCATCCTGGGGGCGCAGTTCGTGATCAACCTCTTCCAGAAAGACAAGCTGACACAGGCTATGGAGGTATATAATTATCAGCTAAAGCAGTAGCCTCAACATATATAAAGAGAAAGCCGTGGCCGCACCGGATGCAGCCACGGCTTTTTGCTTATAAGCAGGAAACAAGTACCAAGGCACAAGACTTCTTAAGCTGTATTTAATTGCGGCCAACAGCTTGCGGTGTCCAATCCATTTATGAATAGCGCAAGTTAATTTTGTCCGGGTGGAGGTGGGGCATATAAGTTCCCGCCGGGTTGCATGGTTGCCCCGGCAGGCCTTACCTTTGGCAGTAGCCGCCAATATCACCCGATGGTATAATCTGCCACACGGACTGCCGTTTACCTAAGAAGACGCTATGCACATGCCACACCCCTTGCTCCGCCTCACCCCACTTATATCCCTCGTAGCTTTCTGGGCGAAACGCGCCGTGGCTGTCGGCTGCATGGCTGCCTGCCTTAGCTCCTGCGCCAGCTCGGCCCCGGCTTTTGGGGAGCGGGGCTACACCGAGTCGGGCAAGGCGTCTTATTATGCCCGCAAGTTTCAGGGGCGCACGATGGCCAACGGCGAGAAGTACCGCCGCGGCAGGCTCACGGCCGCGCACAAAACCCTGCCCCTCGGCACCAAGGTAAAAGTCACGAACACGCGGAACAACAGGAGCGTGAAGCTCCGCATCACAGACCGGGGGCCCTTCGTCAGGGGCCGCATCATCGATTTATCGGAGAAAGCAGCCCGGCGGCTCGACTTCATCAAGGCGGGCGTCGTGCCCGTTACGCTGAAGGTAATTCAGCCGGCCCCGGCCAAGTAAAAAGAAAGTTGCCACACAGACCGTCAGCGCTTTACGCCACAGGCATGAAAATACCTGTTCAACAAATTACCCTGTAAACTCTTTTATTTGCCTGGCTTTATTTCTATTTTTGTGCATGAAAAAACGGTGGCAACAAGTACGCGTGTTTATCCCGATGGCAGCCCTTGTGGTGCTGTGCCTCGTAAGCGTGCCTTTTGCCCTGGCAAGCATCAACAATAACAACAGCGCCAGCACTACAGCTGCCACCCAACAGACCCAAACCGCCGCCGCTGCGGACAGCACCAAGCCAGGCGGGGCGAAACCCAAGCCAGCCAACCGGTCTGTGCTGGATGACGAAATGCTGGACAGCCCCGTTGCTTACTTCAGAGAGGCT
This window of the Pontibacter russatus genome carries:
- a CDS encoding GNAT family N-acetyltransferase — translated: MPVNRRAGHQTMPNLPIDAPIYTVQELHGLEQMLAQHPLILQLNPDMPLSRYRELLQLMLPKGYRMVAAFNAGGRCIGLSGFWISAKLYSGKYLEPDNFVVDAAHRAAGVGKLLWDWMLQEAQRHQCDTVMLDAYVTNAAAHRFYFREDFHVKSFHFFKSL
- a CDS encoding septal ring lytic transglycosylase RlpA family protein, with the protein product MHMPHPLLRLTPLISLVAFWAKRAVAVGCMAACLSSCASSAPAFGERGYTESGKASYYARKFQGRTMANGEKYRRGRLTAAHKTLPLGTKVKVTNTRNNRSVKLRITDRGPFVRGRIIDLSEKAARRLDFIKAGVVPVTLKVIQPAPAK